CCGCCTCTGGCTTGACGAGCGTCGCCGATTCGTCTTCCAGTACGAAGGCGAATGGGTCAGGGATCCTCATGCCAACCCGCTGTCGCTTTCTCTGCCGCTGAAAACGGAACCCT
The sequence above is a segment of the Deltaproteobacteria bacterium genome. Coding sequences within it:
- a CDS encoding HipA N-terminal domain-containing protein — translated: MSEQEPVLDVYLRNRLTGRLWLDERRRFVFQYEGEWVRDPHANPLSLSLPLKTEP